In a genomic window of Allomeiothermus silvanus DSM 9946:
- the hisS gene encoding histidine--tRNA ligase yields the protein MLKSVPGTNDIFSQSKEYAFREPVFRYIVETAQKVLASSGAQPIHTPIFEYAEVFQKGVGLTSDIVVKKEMYVFEDRGERLLALRPEPTASIVRAYNEHGMKVWPQPVRLFTWGPIFRAERHQKGRYKQFHQVDYEAIGSADPLVDAESIALMVKIYRELGLQGLEVKLGSVGDPEDRLRYNAYLRELFRPHVKRLSQDSQARLESNPMRILDSKDPGDQALLGELQVKPMLEFLGSESSAFHQAVQRYLERLGIPFHVDPSIVRGLDYYVRTAWEVHHRQIGAKSALGGGGRYDGLSEMLGGPRVPGVGFGIGIERVAIALEEEGISIPPDPSPDLYLAPLDEAAKGEALSLAERLRPKFRVEIGYSVKKVGKALEEALKRGARYVGFLGEAERQKGVVALKHLASGEQREVRWEALEEALGPVSGVQR from the coding sequence ATGCTGAAGTCCGTCCCCGGAACCAACGATATCTTTTCCCAAAGCAAGGAATACGCCTTTCGCGAGCCGGTGTTTCGCTACATCGTCGAGACGGCCCAAAAGGTGCTGGCCTCGAGCGGCGCCCAGCCCATCCACACCCCCATCTTCGAGTATGCCGAGGTCTTCCAAAAGGGCGTGGGCCTGACCTCAGACATCGTGGTCAAGAAAGAGATGTACGTTTTCGAGGACCGCGGCGAGCGTCTGCTGGCGTTGCGCCCCGAGCCCACCGCCTCCATTGTGCGGGCCTACAACGAGCACGGGATGAAGGTCTGGCCCCAGCCGGTGCGGCTTTTCACCTGGGGTCCGATCTTCCGCGCGGAGCGCCACCAAAAAGGCCGCTACAAGCAGTTTCATCAGGTGGACTACGAGGCCATCGGTTCGGCGGATCCCCTGGTAGACGCTGAGAGCATCGCCTTGATGGTCAAGATCTACCGGGAACTGGGGTTGCAGGGCCTCGAGGTCAAACTAGGCTCGGTGGGCGACCCAGAAGACCGCTTGCGCTATAACGCCTACCTGCGCGAGCTTTTCCGTCCGCACGTAAAGCGGCTGAGCCAGGACTCCCAAGCGCGGCTCGAGAGTAACCCCATGCGCATCCTCGACTCCAAGGACCCGGGTGACCAGGCTTTGTTGGGGGAACTGCAGGTCAAACCCATGCTCGAGTTTTTGGGATCGGAGTCCTCGGCTTTTCACCAGGCGGTGCAGCGGTATCTCGAGAGGCTCGGGATCCCCTTTCACGTGGACCCCAGCATCGTGCGGGGGCTTGACTACTATGTGCGTACCGCCTGGGAGGTACACCACCGACAGATCGGGGCCAAGTCGGCCCTGGGCGGAGGCGGGCGCTACGACGGACTTTCGGAGATGCTGGGGGGGCCCCGGGTTCCGGGGGTGGGCTTTGGTATCGGGATCGAGCGGGTAGCGATCGCACTCGAGGAGGAAGGGATATCCATTCCCCCAGACCCCTCCCCTGACCTCTACTTGGCCCCGCTGGACGAGGCCGCCAAGGGCGAGGCGCTCTCCCTGGCCGAACGGCTGCGCCCGAAATTCCGGGTGGAGATCGGCTATAGCGTCAAGAAGGTGGGAAAAGCGCTCGAGGAGGCCCTCAAACGCGGAGCCCGCTACGTCGGTTTCTTAGGCGAAGCCGAGCGACAAAAGGGCGTGGTGGCGCTCAAACACCTCGCCTCGGGCGAGCAGCGCGAGGTGCGCTGGGAAGCGCTCGAGGAGGCCTTAGGCCCGGTGTCCGGGGTACAGCGCTGA
- a CDS encoding carbohydrate ABC transporter permease, whose amino-acid sequence MQTQRIRPLGNRPALLLGAAVLLSLIRLAVALELLPGWTYGLVAVLLAGATLEATVRALRTALLPGLGLLLIGVGLGYSFPIAVLLAPIGVGALYLAWTPYMSEREQAAFWGWLLVWPSVGLLLVWQIVPSLYALWLSLLDRFNFIGQSKFAGLLNYEILLTRDPLFWKAMGNTVWFVVFTVPIGILLATLVAILLNEKVRWQGVFRTLYFLPYITALTAAAAVWDWIYNPQFGFLNWLLGTPGLDWLSTPQGIFALALAPLGIKLQGFWAGPSVAFVAIMVMSLWHLLGYQVVVILAGLQNIPKEYYEAAQLDGASWWQQQRYITWPLLSPTTFFLATLGLIGAFQVFTQVLIMTPTGGVLQDTLTIALYLYNKGFRDSDFSYASAIAVVVFAVILVLTVVQQRVLERRVTYEA is encoded by the coding sequence GTGCAGACCCAGCGTATACGCCCCCTCGGCAACCGCCCCGCGCTCTTGCTCGGGGCAGCGGTGTTGCTGAGTCTGATCCGCTTGGCCGTGGCCCTCGAGCTGCTCCCCGGCTGGACCTATGGGCTCGTGGCGGTGTTGCTCGCGGGAGCGACGCTCGAGGCAACTGTTAGAGCCTTGCGCACGGCCTTGCTGCCGGGGCTAGGGCTCCTGCTGATAGGCGTAGGCTTGGGGTATAGCTTTCCTATCGCCGTCCTGCTAGCGCCCATCGGGGTAGGAGCCCTCTATCTGGCCTGGACTCCCTACATGTCCGAGCGCGAGCAGGCCGCCTTCTGGGGCTGGTTGTTGGTGTGGCCTTCGGTGGGGCTGCTTTTGGTCTGGCAAATCGTACCCAGTCTCTATGCCCTGTGGCTGTCGTTGTTGGATCGGTTCAACTTCATCGGCCAGAGCAAGTTTGCCGGACTCCTTAACTACGAGATCTTGCTGACCCGCGATCCCTTGTTCTGGAAGGCCATGGGCAACACGGTGTGGTTCGTGGTTTTCACCGTTCCGATAGGGATTCTATTAGCGACCTTGGTGGCCATCTTGCTCAACGAGAAGGTGCGCTGGCAGGGGGTCTTCCGCACGCTGTACTTCCTGCCTTACATCACCGCACTCACCGCCGCCGCAGCGGTGTGGGACTGGATTTACAACCCCCAGTTCGGATTCCTCAACTGGCTGCTGGGCACGCCGGGCCTGGACTGGCTTTCCACGCCACAGGGGATCTTCGCGCTGGCCTTGGCCCCCTTGGGCATCAAGCTGCAAGGCTTCTGGGCGGGTCCCAGCGTGGCCTTTGTAGCGATCATGGTGATGAGCCTGTGGCACCTGCTGGGGTACCAGGTGGTGGTGATTCTGGCCGGGTTACAGAACATCCCTAAGGAGTACTACGAAGCCGCCCAGCTCGACGGGGCCAGCTGGTGGCAGCAGCAGCGCTACATCACCTGGCCGCTGCTCTCCCCTACCACCTTTTTCCTCGCTACCTTGGGTTTGATCGGCGCTTTCCAAGTCTTTACCCAAGTGCTCATCATGACGCCCACTGGAGGGGTCTTGCAGGACACCCTGACCATCGCTTTGTACCTGTATAACAAAGGATTTCGTGACTCGGATTTCTCCTACGCCAGCGCCATCGCGGTGGTGGTGTTTGCGGTTATATTGGTCCTGACGGTAGTGCAGCAGCGCGTGCTCGAGCGGCGGGTGACGTATGAAGCTTGA
- a CDS encoding carbohydrate ABC transporter permease — MKLEFRSVLARFLVYAVLSVGAVAMAFPFYWMLATSLKSPQEAQQTQPIWIPERLKPANWMAAARLGAQGGSALWGGYEAGRTVTLRIYTGVQGQKPRVSIPTALGAFSDPRAEGSLIRIRYAEGYWEISFTNASSESFRLLPVVVLLSKEYVGYRPELPPDAVRSSGDAWRLEWVNVAPGALGYIFHNYREAWSAAPFGRYFFNSFFTAGTQVLVGLLLAAMTAFALARIDFPGKGVVWLLILATLMIPGEVLLIPNYILLSRLGWINTYYALIVPWLASVFGIFLLRQFYLSLPNDLFDAARIDGASYWTQLVRLALPLSVPGLVTYGIFTFLGAYNALLWPLIVTDKPEMYTIQRGLQVFIGEAGSDYGALMAASTFSILPIVLGYFFAQKQFVQGIARSGIK, encoded by the coding sequence ATGAAGCTTGAATTCCGCTCTGTCTTGGCTCGCTTTCTGGTCTATGCGGTTTTATCTGTGGGCGCGGTGGCGATGGCCTTTCCCTTTTACTGGATGCTGGCCACTAGCCTCAAAAGCCCACAGGAAGCCCAACAAACCCAACCCATCTGGATTCCCGAGCGGCTCAAACCGGCCAACTGGATGGCCGCGGCCCGGTTGGGGGCCCAGGGCGGCAGTGCCCTTTGGGGGGGGTATGAGGCAGGTCGGACGGTCACTTTGCGGATCTACACCGGGGTACAAGGACAAAAACCCCGGGTGAGCATCCCCACCGCCCTGGGGGCCTTCTCCGACCCCCGGGCCGAGGGCAGCCTAATACGTATCCGCTACGCCGAGGGTTACTGGGAGATCTCGTTCACCAACGCCTCGAGCGAGTCCTTCCGGCTGCTGCCGGTGGTAGTGCTGCTTTCTAAAGAATATGTAGGGTATCGGCCTGAGCTGCCTCCCGACGCGGTGCGCTCGAGCGGCGACGCCTGGCGGCTGGAGTGGGTCAACGTGGCCCCGGGAGCCCTGGGGTACATCTTCCACAACTACCGCGAAGCCTGGAGCGCGGCCCCCTTCGGGCGGTATTTTTTCAACAGCTTCTTCACCGCAGGAACCCAGGTGCTGGTGGGGCTTCTGCTGGCGGCGATGACCGCTTTTGCCCTGGCGCGTATTGACTTTCCCGGCAAGGGCGTGGTGTGGCTTTTGATCCTGGCGACTTTGATGATCCCCGGTGAGGTGCTGTTGATCCCTAACTACATCCTGCTCTCGAGGTTGGGGTGGATCAACACCTACTATGCCCTGATCGTGCCCTGGCTGGCTTCGGTGTTCGGGATATTCCTGTTGCGGCAGTTTTACCTCTCCCTGCCAAATGATCTTTTTGACGCGGCACGGATCGACGGGGCGAGTTACTGGACCCAGCTAGTGCGCCTCGCTTTGCCGCTATCGGTGCCTGGGCTGGTTACCTATGGCATCTTCACGTTTTTGGGGGCCTATAACGCCCTGCTGTGGCCCCTGATCGTGACCGATAAACCCGAGATGTACACCATCCAGCGGGGGCTGCAGGTATTCATCGGAGAGGCGGGGAGCGATTACGGGGCTTTGATGGCTGCTTCTACGTTTTCGATCCTGCCTATCGTCTTGGGGTATTTTTTCGCCCAGAAACAGTTTGTTCAAGGCATAGCGAGAAGCGGAATCAAGTAG
- a CDS encoding ABC transporter substrate-binding protein, whose translation MHIRSAIAALVALGLSLALAQQKPEDVIKGQCEKAAVVAELWHGFTGGAPKMALENLAVEFNKTQSGQACVRPISQGNYRDLSTKIKAAFASGKVPVMAQAFENNIALYLESDALVSMSALGVDLKGVNPLFVNAVTFNKQVYGVPFNKSIQILYYNRDLLKKYGAKVPTTIDEFVATTKQISQGEKAPVYFFQPDTSTFSYWFFNRGGNYLQNGKLVLNSPQAVEALTFLAQGVKEGWARPITSGFINANFGAGPFGFSTDTSAGYSFYLQAAKFDVGVATLPGRTNKQPGYGLVQGTNLVVFKGADEKEKKVAADFLKFVISPKAQAVFGVATNYVPVNLGSGVDPLVTRYIKENPAFGVAITQARYARFEPALADWEQIRFDILGQAIKEAVLGQATPKAALDKAQKAAEDLLAGRTR comes from the coding sequence ATGCACATCAGATCTGCGATCGCTGCTTTAGTCGCGTTGGGCCTGAGCCTGGCGCTGGCCCAGCAGAAACCCGAAGACGTGATCAAAGGCCAGTGTGAAAAGGCCGCGGTAGTGGCCGAATTGTGGCACGGCTTTACCGGCGGGGCTCCCAAGATGGCCCTGGAAAACTTAGCCGTGGAGTTTAACAAAACCCAAAGCGGCCAGGCCTGTGTGCGGCCCATCTCGCAGGGCAACTACCGTGATCTCTCCACCAAGATCAAGGCTGCTTTTGCCAGCGGAAAAGTGCCGGTGATGGCCCAGGCCTTCGAAAACAACATAGCCCTTTACCTCGAGTCCGATGCCCTGGTGTCCATGTCGGCGCTGGGGGTAGACCTCAAGGGGGTCAACCCGCTCTTCGTAAACGCGGTCACCTTCAACAAGCAGGTCTACGGGGTGCCGTTCAACAAAAGTATCCAGATCCTCTACTACAACCGCGACCTGCTCAAGAAGTACGGGGCCAAGGTTCCCACCACCATAGACGAATTCGTGGCAACCACCAAGCAGATCTCGCAGGGGGAGAAAGCCCCGGTTTACTTCTTTCAGCCTGATACTTCGACGTTTTCCTACTGGTTCTTCAACAGGGGCGGCAATTACTTGCAAAACGGCAAGCTGGTGCTGAACTCGCCGCAAGCGGTGGAGGCGCTCACATTCTTGGCCCAAGGGGTCAAAGAGGGCTGGGCGCGCCCCATCACCAGCGGCTTTATTAACGCTAACTTCGGTGCGGGGCCTTTTGGTTTCTCTACCGACACCTCGGCGGGTTACAGCTTTTACCTCCAAGCCGCCAAGTTCGACGTAGGTGTGGCGACCCTGCCCGGCCGGACCAACAAGCAGCCGGGTTATGGGTTGGTGCAAGGCACTAACCTCGTGGTGTTCAAGGGGGCCGACGAGAAAGAGAAAAAAGTCGCTGCCGACTTCCTCAAGTTCGTCATCTCGCCTAAGGCTCAGGCCGTTTTTGGGGTAGCTACCAACTACGTGCCGGTCAACCTGGGCTCAGGGGTTGACCCCTTGGTAACCCGTTACATCAAGGAAAACCCGGCTTTCGGCGTAGCCATTACGCAAGCCCGCTATGCCCGGTTTGAACCGGCCTTGGCGGATTGGGAGCAGATTCGCTTCGATATCTTGGGGCAAGCCATCAAAGAGGCAGTGCTGGGCCAGGCTACTCCTAAGGCCGCGCTGGATAAGGCGCAGAAAGCGGCGGAGGACCTGTTGGCGGGTCGAACCCGCTAG
- the gap gene encoding type I glyceraldehyde-3-phosphate dehydrogenase → MRVAINGFGRIGRQVFRILEERGVEIVGINDLSDNAILAHLFKYDSNYGRFPGTVSYDEQNLVVNGKTIRVYEEKDPAALPWGEIGADIVIESTGRFTKLEAAEAHLKAGAKKVIISAPGKGDMLTVVMGVNEHMYDPAKHHVISNASCTTNGLAPVAKVLNDKFGIEKGILTTVHAYTASQSLVDAVKDDPRDARAAAINIVPSETGAAKAVGLVIPELKGKFTGMAFRVPTSTVSVVDFTAILHREASKEEINAAMKEAAEGPMKGILAYTEEPLVSSDLKGDPHSSIFSALDTLVIGNMVKVVSWYDNEWGYSCRVADLAQYIGKRL, encoded by the coding sequence ATGAGAGTAGCCATTAACGGATTCGGGCGCATCGGGCGACAGGTTTTCCGTATCCTCGAGGAGCGCGGGGTAGAGATCGTAGGGATCAACGACCTCTCCGATAACGCCATCTTGGCCCATCTGTTCAAGTACGACTCCAACTACGGCCGTTTCCCCGGAACGGTCAGCTACGATGAGCAAAACCTCGTGGTCAACGGTAAGACCATCCGGGTCTACGAAGAGAAAGATCCCGCCGCGCTGCCCTGGGGAGAGATCGGGGCGGACATCGTGATCGAGTCCACGGGTCGCTTCACCAAGCTCGAGGCCGCCGAGGCCCACCTCAAAGCCGGGGCCAAAAAGGTGATCATCAGCGCTCCCGGCAAGGGCGATATGCTCACCGTGGTGATGGGGGTCAACGAGCACATGTATGACCCCGCCAAGCACCATGTGATCTCCAACGCAAGCTGCACCACCAACGGCTTAGCCCCGGTGGCCAAGGTGCTAAACGACAAGTTTGGCATCGAGAAGGGTATCCTCACCACCGTCCACGCCTACACGGCCTCGCAAAGCCTGGTGGACGCGGTAAAGGACGACCCCCGCGACGCCCGGGCGGCAGCCATCAACATCGTGCCCTCCGAGACCGGTGCCGCCAAGGCGGTGGGGCTGGTAATCCCCGAGCTCAAAGGCAAGTTCACCGGGATGGCCTTCCGTGTACCCACCAGCACGGTATCGGTGGTAGATTTCACGGCAATTTTGCACCGCGAAGCCAGCAAAGAAGAGATCAACGCGGCCATGAAAGAAGCGGCCGAAGGCCCCATGAAAGGCATCCTGGCCTATACCGAGGAACCCCTGGTCTCCTCAGACCTTAAGGGTGACCCTCACTCCTCGATCTTCAGCGCGCTGGATACGCTGGTGATCGGCAACATGGTCAAGGTGGTGAGCTGGTACGACAACGAGTGGGGCTACTCCTGCCGGGTAGCTGACCTGGCTCAGTACATAGGCAAACGGCTGTAA
- a CDS encoding phosphoglycerate kinase, whose amino-acid sequence MRTLKDLNAAGKRVLVRVDYNVPIKDGKVKDDTRITASLPTLQYLLEQGATLVLLSHLGRPKGGFEEASSLAPVAKVLEKHLGRPVRFIGGSPELTPASEATLEQVKSLPQGSVALLENVRFEPGEEKNDEGLARKYARLGDAFVLDAFGSAHRAHASVTGVARFLPSHAGFLMEKEVKNLKRVIDNPDKPYWVVLGGAKVSDKIGVIENLLPRVNGMLIGGAMAFTFIKAQGGQVGNSLVEDDKLELARNLLQKAQDLGVKFLLPTDVVAAQKIEPGVEKRIFPADQIPQGWMGLDIGPETRKTFAQALQGAKTVLWNGPMGVFEIEDFAAGTLAVGQAIADLPEAFTVIGGGDSVAAANKLGVAEKFSHVSTGGGASLELLELGTLPGIEALS is encoded by the coding sequence ATGCGAACACTCAAAGATTTGAACGCCGCTGGCAAGCGTGTACTGGTACGGGTAGATTACAACGTTCCTATCAAAGACGGGAAGGTCAAAGACGATACCCGAATAACCGCCAGCCTACCTACGCTGCAATACCTGCTCGAGCAGGGCGCGACCCTGGTGCTCCTGAGCCATCTGGGAAGGCCTAAGGGCGGCTTCGAGGAGGCCAGCAGCCTGGCGCCGGTGGCCAAAGTCCTGGAAAAACACTTGGGCCGCCCCGTCCGCTTCATCGGCGGAAGCCCCGAGCTAACCCCGGCTTCAGAGGCCACGCTCGAGCAGGTTAAATCCCTCCCCCAAGGTTCGGTAGCCCTCCTCGAGAACGTGCGCTTTGAGCCAGGCGAGGAGAAAAACGACGAGGGGTTGGCGCGGAAGTACGCCCGGCTAGGCGATGCCTTCGTGCTCGATGCTTTTGGCTCGGCCCACCGGGCCCACGCCTCAGTGACCGGGGTGGCCAGATTCCTGCCTAGCCACGCCGGGTTCTTGATGGAAAAGGAAGTCAAGAACCTCAAGCGCGTCATCGACAACCCCGATAAACCCTACTGGGTAGTGCTGGGCGGGGCCAAGGTCTCGGATAAGATCGGGGTAATCGAGAACCTGCTGCCGCGGGTAAACGGGATGCTGATCGGTGGGGCCATGGCCTTCACCTTCATCAAGGCTCAGGGCGGGCAGGTGGGCAACTCGCTGGTGGAAGACGACAAGCTCGAGCTAGCCCGCAACCTTCTACAAAAAGCCCAGGACTTGGGTGTGAAGTTCTTGCTCCCCACCGACGTGGTAGCGGCCCAGAAGATCGAGCCGGGCGTTGAGAAGCGGATCTTCCCGGCGGACCAGATCCCCCAGGGCTGGATGGGTCTCGACATCGGCCCGGAAACCCGCAAGACCTTCGCCCAGGCGCTACAAGGAGCCAAGACTGTCCTTTGGAATGGCCCCATGGGGGTCTTCGAAATCGAGGATTTCGCGGCGGGAACGCTAGCGGTGGGCCAAGCCATCGCTGACTTGCCGGAGGCCTTCACCGTGATCGGCGGGGGCGACTCGGTCGCGGCGGCCAACAAGCTGGGCGTAGCCGAGAAGTTTAGCCACGTCTCTACAGGGGGTGGGGCCAGTCTGGAGCTGCTCGAGCTGGGCACCCTGCCGGGGATCGAAGCCTTGTCGTGA